One genomic region from Anguilla rostrata isolate EN2019 chromosome 2, ASM1855537v3, whole genome shotgun sequence encodes:
- the nfil3-5 gene encoding nuclear factor, interleukin 3 regulated, member 5, which translates to MESLNLHVLSSDPSNFENLETLSCHSERAESPHGSPSRAPRQPKPKPKPSMTCRRKREFISDEKKDASYWEKRRKNNEAAKRSREKRRHNDMVLENRVMALNDENVRLKTELLQLKLRFGLISTAAYVEKSQQIGGGGGGSASSRNPYFSSSGYSSSSQVMMNSDSSEGERHTPLPKYSPRGSLSDMSDGSSRDSPEPMAYEVKREAAMDMGGMEANMFSVHHGLGSSSSSSSQLHHAQEMDQVMDYHRGHQEAVVSPTPPAPAPQRSVILYRSSSVSYPIDSHRLQDMDQQPPGPHQHNAPMVHLSQASSDPARLEGSAASMTDVAKQLEMKSLDSPPYDNANSYNDEGERPGFEGGHHQHQETQGHYYQSHTLQKNGGRSSFAPDLLHSSEDGEPHRYRRRHSYLSPADEEPPVLTYEGSIKTKGYYQEHSSSAKDTSSSDGDPRSSDKEASTDDESPSSSCSETGGYRQSLSTGRLGSPSACLPAEGSHFQSEENQVEVRGTALPHKLRLKHRALSNGGGGPQCDSSPTAAATSPALPQHPYLALIHNTQQAGSSCGYGEGDRSSPFSFGRQQEGGEEKNENGKEEFAGQNIRNKRHD; encoded by the coding sequence ATGGAAAGCCTGAACTTGCACGTCCTGTCATCCGACCCCAGCAATTTTGAGAACTTGGAGACCCTCTCCTGCCACAGCGAGCGGGCGGAGTCGCCCCACGGCAGCCCGTCGCGCGCCCCCCGCCAGCCCAAGCCCAAGCCCAAGCCCAGCATGACCTGCCGCCGCAAGCGGGAGTTCATCTCCGACGAGAAGAAGGACGCCTCCTACTGGGAGAAGCGCCGCAAGAACAACGAGGCGGCCAAGCGCTCGCGGGAGAAGCGCCGGCACAACGACATGGTGCTGGAGAACCGCGTGATGGCGCTCAACGACGAGAACGTGCGGCTGAAGACcgagctgctgcagctgaagctgCGCTTCGGCCTGATCAGCACCGCCGCCTACGTGGAGAAGAGCCAGCAgatcggcggcggcggcggcggctccgcctcctccaggaACCCCTACTTCTCCAGCAGCGGCTACTCCAGCTCCTCTCAGGTGATGATGAACTCGGACTCCTCCGAGGGCGAGCGCCACACCCCGCTGCCCAAGTACTCTCCCCGCGGCTCGCTGTCCGACATGTCCGACGGCTCGTCCCGGGACAGCCCCGAGCCCATGGCCTACGAGGTCAAGCGCGAAGCCGCCATGGACATGGGCGGGATGGAGGCCAACATGTTCAGCGTCCACCACGGCctgggctcctcctcctcctcctcctcccagctcCACCATGCCCAGGAGATGGACCAGGTCATGGACTATCACCGCGGTCATCAGGAGGCCGTggtcagccccaccccccctgctcccGCCCCCCAGAGGAGCGTGATCCTGTACCGCTCCAGCAGCGTGTCCTACCCCATCGACAGCCACAGGCTGCAGGACATGGACCAGCAGCCGCCCGGCCCTCACCAGCACAACGCTCCCATGGTCCATCTCAGCCAGGCGAGCAGCGACCCGGCCAGGCTGGAGGGCTCAGCAGCTTCCATGACGGACGTGGCAAAGCAGCTGGAGATGAAGTCCTTAGACTCCCCTCCGTACGACAACGCCAACAGCTATAACGACGAAGGGGAGAGACCAGGCTTTGAAGGCGGCCACCACCAGCATCAGGAGACACAGGGACACTATTACCAGAGCCACACTCTGCAGAAGAACGGCGGCCGCAGTTCTTTCGCCCCAGACCTCCTTCACAGCAGCGAGGACGGTGAGCCCCACCGGTACCGTCGCCGCCACTCCTACCTCAGCCCCGCGGACGAGGAGCCGCCCGTGCTGACCTACGAGGGCAGCATCAAGACCAAGGGGTACTACCAGGAGCATTCGTCCTCGGCCAAGGACACCTCCTCCAGCGACGGGGACCCCCGCAGCTCGGACAAAGAGGCCTCCACAGACGACGagtcgccctcctcctcctgctctgagaCGGGCGGCTACCGCCAGAGCCTGTCGACCGGGCGGCTGGGTTCCCCCTCCGCCTGCCTGCCGGCCGAGGGGTCCCACTTCCAAAGCGAGGAGAACCAGGTGGAGGTCCGGGGCACTGCCCTGCCCCACAAGCTCAGGCTCAAACACAGGGCGCTGAGCAATGGAGGGGGCGGGCCCCAGTGTGACTCCTCCCCCACCGCAGCGGCCAcctccccagccctgccccagcACCCCTACCTGGCCCTCATTCACAACACCCAGCAAGCCGGCAGCAGCTGTGGCTACGGGGAGGGGGACAGGTCGTCGCCTTTCAGCTTCGGCAGGCAAcaagaagggggggaggagaagaacGAGAACGGGAAGGAGGAGTTTGCCGGTCAGAATATCCGAAACAAGAGGCAtgactga